In the Pieris napi chromosome 19, ilPieNapi1.2, whole genome shotgun sequence genome, one interval contains:
- the LOC125059050 gene encoding GDP-fucose transporter 1 has product MHRYKTMDNQTDLCSRYIKIFLVVACYWVVSIATVFVNKSLLSGQTVALEAPLFITWFQCVVSFTICFSLSRTGGIPGIFKFPQGTPWNLEVAWKVIPLSIMFTLMIATNNLCLKYVGVSFYYIGRSLTTVFNVIFSWVLLRQKTSFKCIMCCAFIVLGFYVGVDQEELLGSFSLIGTIYGVVGSLMLSLYSIFTKSVLPSVNQEIWLLSYYNNAYSIILFLPLMVLNGELSVLWNYSNYHSTGFWTQMIIGGLCGFAIGYVTSLQIKVTSPLTHNISGTAKACAQTVMATQWYNESKNSMWWSSNIIVLASTALYARFKQLEMEENSRKIIPEEKRSLV; this is encoded by the exons atgcatcGATATAAAACAATGGATAACCAGACTGACTTATGTTCtagatacataaaaatatttttggtggTTGCTTGTTATTG GGTTGTATCTATTGCCAcagtatttgtaaataaaagtttacttAGTGGACAAACAGTAGCATTAGAAGCACCATTGTTTATAACATGGTTTCAATGTGTAGTATCTTTTACCATATGTTTTTCATTGAGTAGAACAGGTGGAATACCcggtatatttaaatttcctcAAGGAACACCATGGAATCTTGAAGTGGCTTGGAAG GTAATACCTTTGTCAATAATGTTTACACTGATGATAGCAACAAACAATTTATGTCTTAAGTATGTTGGTGTATCCTTCTACTACATTGGCAGATCTCTCACCACTGTCTTCAATGTAATATTTAGCTGGGTGCTTTTGAGACAAAAGACatcttttaaatgtattatgtgCTGTGCCTTCATAGTTTTAGGATTTTATGTGGGAGTAGATCAGGAAGAACtattag GATCATTTTCATTAATTGGAACAATATATGGAGTAGTGGGGTCCTTGATGTTGTCACTATATTCAATTTTTACAAAGTCTGTTTTACCAAGCGTCAATCAGGAAATATGGctattatcatattataataatgcatACTCCATTATTTTGTTCCTGCCATTAATGGTTTTGAATGGAGAATTAAGTGTGCTGTGGAATTATTCAAACTACCACAGTACTGGTTTCTGGACGCAAATGATCATTGGGGGTCTTTGTGGCTTTGCCATTGGATATGTTACATCATTACAAATTAAA gtGACGTCACCACTGACCCATAATATCTCAGGTACAGCTAAAGCATGTGCTCAAACTGTCATGGCAACACAGTGGTACAACGAAAGTAAGAACTCAATGTGGTGGTCGTCAAACATAATAGTTTTAGCAAGTACTGCGCTTTACGCCAGGTTTAAACAATTGGAAATGGAAGAGAACTCTAGAAAAATTATACCGGAAGAAAAGAGAAGTTTAGTATAA